In Actinoplanes sp. NBC_00393, a single genomic region encodes these proteins:
- a CDS encoding MerR family transcriptional regulator encodes MTDLIPIGRFSRMTRLSIKALRFYDEQGLLRPLHVDPSSGYRYYGRVQANRAEAIRILRSTGMPVDEIREVLAEDDPERTGKRLAMHRERLLERLAEQERMLRFLERLIERGEGVMPYQVVVKKVEPQQVAALRLHTAMNAVAADVQRGFGTLIEAITGVGVAPSGMPFIVFHDVIDEQTAGDIEICIPVPPGTVFPEGQVRAAEIPGGPMATTVHRGPYAEISPAYHYVTGWIAEHGHQHAGPPRELYLNDPQSVTQEELLTEVQFPISYG; translated from the coding sequence ATGACCGACCTGATCCCGATCGGCCGTTTCTCTCGCATGACGCGGCTGTCGATCAAAGCGTTGCGCTTCTACGACGAGCAGGGGCTGTTGCGGCCGCTGCACGTCGACCCGTCGTCCGGATATCGGTATTACGGCCGTGTGCAGGCCAATCGTGCCGAGGCGATCCGCATCCTGCGGTCCACCGGCATGCCGGTCGACGAGATCCGCGAGGTGCTGGCCGAGGACGATCCGGAGCGGACCGGCAAGCGCCTGGCCATGCACCGGGAACGGTTGCTGGAGCGGCTCGCGGAGCAGGAGCGGATGTTGCGGTTCCTCGAGCGGCTCATCGAGCGAGGAGAAGGCGTCATGCCGTACCAGGTCGTTGTCAAGAAGGTCGAGCCTCAGCAGGTCGCCGCGCTGCGCCTGCACACCGCGATGAACGCGGTCGCCGCCGACGTCCAGCGCGGCTTCGGCACGCTGATCGAGGCCATCACGGGGGTGGGCGTCGCTCCCAGCGGGATGCCGTTCATCGTCTTCCACGACGTGATCGACGAGCAGACCGCCGGCGACATCGAGATCTGCATCCCGGTCCCGCCCGGCACGGTTTTTCCGGAAGGCCAGGTCCGGGCCGCCGAGATCCCCGGCGGTCCGATGGCCACCACCGTGCACCGCGGCCCCTATGCCGAGATCTCCCCGGCCTATCACTACGTGACCGGGTGGATCGCCGAGCACGGCCACCAGCACGCCGGCCCGCCGCGCGAGCTCTACCTCAACGACCCCCAGTCGGTCACCCAGGAGGAGTTGCTCACCGAGGTGCAGTTCCCTATCTCGTACGGGTGA
- a CDS encoding nitroreductase/quinone reductase family protein, whose amino-acid sequence MWRRLWRAAGSWPVFTPVARRLVTVDRWLGRLTRGRVVALGMAPSLMLTTTGRKSGLPRSNPLQYVRDGDDFIVIASNWGGEHDPAWSYNLRSIPQARVTLDGRDIPVTARETDGPERERLWQLITDQWPGYDNYRTRAAHRRIRVFRLTPAA is encoded by the coding sequence GTGTGGAGAAGGTTGTGGCGTGCCGCCGGTTCGTGGCCGGTTTTCACCCCGGTCGCGCGTCGGCTGGTCACCGTCGACCGCTGGCTGGGCCGGTTGACCCGTGGCCGCGTCGTCGCTTTGGGCATGGCCCCGTCGCTCATGCTCACGACAACCGGCCGCAAGTCCGGCCTGCCGCGCAGCAACCCGCTGCAGTACGTTCGGGACGGCGACGACTTCATCGTGATCGCCTCGAACTGGGGCGGCGAGCACGACCCGGCGTGGTCCTACAACCTGCGCTCGATCCCGCAGGCCCGGGTGACCCTGGACGGCCGTGACATCCCGGTGACCGCCCGTGAGACCGACGGCCCGGAGCGGGAACGCCTCTGGCAGTTGATCACCGACCAGTGGCCGGGCTACGACAACTACCGGACCCGGGCCGCCCACCGGCGGATTCGCGTCTTCCGGCTGACCCCGGCCGCCTGA
- a CDS encoding discoidin domain-containing protein — translation MRHRLLAIVLVAAGLTLPAASPAQAAQTIGYPTFTGTGSIPAPPVGYSTGDTMRAIYDAEASGTDFWMDRLLARTGNDPAGPWLMSRGRAAFMYTHDPAVIGFGGNAAYWDNISSQGAYAITASPGTFTEQPAQRRQTPSHWRSVHTGGSVRLDVTKFITHNNVLVTNVAVVNTGSASTTVNLRATSPYATTVSGSELTGTRAVKNNLTTLYPRLSGDSFAAASGALTRSVTVPAGQTVTVKVQLGLVANEIPQSRTEYDSYRAASAADAFATHVRAYNRWWADNVPYIDVPDAAIKKNIYYRWWLMRFNHLDADIPGQDFQFPQSIEGVTGYNNAIALTQPMHIDDLKYLRDPSLSYGPYLAVGQYSANGRFMDNPGDPENWSNSYTQYIAEAAWRAYQIHGGQPAMLRNFARYAEGDAKGQLATYDTNNNGVIEYDWGAMTGNDADAVSFHWRAGNLDRAETAYVWSAANAARDAYSLMGNTAKATEMQTLADRIKNGVVNTLWNPSRQLLEHKHVSTNTHVPWKEINNYYPYSVGLMPNTAQYREALRLFADPADYPIFPFYTANQRDKAAAAAAGNPGSNNFSTINSTVQFRLYSSVLRNYPNSWMTNEDYKKLLYWNAWAQYVGGNTAWPDANEFWADWNGSSINYRSWIHHNILGSSNWTIIEDVAGLRPRNDTQIELSPINIGWSHFAVNNLRYRNANLSIVWDDPADGVTRYSGVPQGYSIFLNGTRVATVDRLTRVVYNPTSGAVSVGAGTVSYSAAFPSLQAPQNVSQSSDRMVGIFAKAGVDLTSTAPNLAAGATVSASYTTSGTTVAGAIDDLPTNSPLWGTYGTPNATDWYELNFGANRTVNEARLYFRNDRAGNRYRPPSAYTVQYWNGTAWVAAASQVKTPGTPQSNYNRVTFTPVSTSRLRISFTQPSGTAKVGLTEVKLYGQGTVPADPNLASTAAPSASYTSAWENVAALNDGIDPPSSNDTVNPRWGTWPNTGQQWAELTWSSAQTLRSAQVYFFDDGQGIDLPASWKLQYWTGSAYADVPSASGYPVAANQYNNVTFGAITTTRLRVALTSGTASVGLLEVKAFA, via the coding sequence ATGAGACACCGCTTGCTCGCCATCGTCCTCGTCGCCGCGGGCCTGACCCTGCCGGCGGCCTCCCCCGCGCAGGCCGCGCAGACGATCGGCTACCCCACCTTCACCGGGACCGGGTCGATCCCGGCGCCGCCGGTCGGCTACTCCACCGGCGACACCATGCGGGCCATCTACGACGCCGAGGCGTCCGGCACCGATTTCTGGATGGACCGGCTGCTCGCGCGTACCGGGAATGATCCTGCTGGTCCGTGGCTGATGAGCCGCGGCCGCGCGGCCTTCATGTACACCCACGACCCCGCGGTGATCGGTTTCGGCGGCAACGCCGCCTACTGGGACAACATCAGCAGCCAGGGCGCGTACGCGATCACCGCGTCGCCGGGCACCTTCACCGAACAGCCCGCCCAGCGCCGGCAGACACCCAGCCATTGGCGCAGCGTGCACACCGGCGGCTCGGTGCGGCTGGACGTCACGAAGTTCATCACCCACAACAACGTGCTGGTCACCAACGTCGCGGTGGTCAACACCGGTAGCGCGTCGACGACCGTGAACCTTCGGGCCACCTCGCCCTACGCCACCACGGTCAGCGGCAGTGAGCTCACCGGCACCCGGGCGGTCAAGAACAACCTGACCACGCTCTACCCGCGGCTCTCCGGCGACAGCTTCGCCGCCGCGAGCGGCGCGCTCACCAGATCGGTCACGGTGCCGGCCGGGCAGACGGTCACCGTGAAGGTGCAACTCGGGCTGGTCGCCAACGAGATTCCCCAGTCGCGTACGGAGTACGACTCCTACCGTGCGGCGTCGGCGGCGGACGCATTCGCCACCCATGTCCGGGCCTACAACCGGTGGTGGGCGGACAACGTGCCCTACATCGACGTGCCGGACGCGGCGATCAAGAAGAACATCTACTACCGCTGGTGGCTGATGCGCTTCAACCACCTCGACGCGGACATCCCGGGGCAGGACTTCCAGTTCCCGCAGTCGATCGAGGGCGTGACCGGGTACAACAACGCGATCGCGCTGACCCAGCCGATGCACATCGACGACCTGAAGTACCTGCGCGATCCGTCGCTGTCCTACGGGCCCTACCTGGCGGTCGGGCAGTACTCGGCGAACGGCCGGTTCATGGACAACCCGGGTGACCCGGAGAACTGGTCGAACTCGTACACGCAGTACATCGCCGAGGCGGCCTGGCGGGCCTATCAGATCCACGGCGGGCAGCCGGCCATGCTGCGCAACTTCGCCCGGTACGCCGAGGGTGACGCCAAGGGTCAGCTGGCCACCTACGACACGAACAACAACGGGGTCATCGAGTACGACTGGGGCGCGATGACCGGCAACGACGCGGACGCGGTGTCGTTCCACTGGCGGGCCGGCAACCTGGACCGGGCCGAGACGGCGTACGTGTGGTCGGCGGCGAACGCTGCGCGGGACGCCTACTCGCTGATGGGCAACACGGCGAAGGCGACCGAGATGCAGACCCTCGCCGACCGGATCAAGAACGGCGTGGTCAACACGCTGTGGAACCCGTCGCGGCAGCTGCTCGAGCACAAGCACGTGTCGACCAACACCCATGTGCCGTGGAAGGAGATCAACAACTACTACCCGTACTCGGTCGGCCTGATGCCGAACACCGCGCAGTACCGCGAGGCCCTGCGCCTGTTCGCCGACCCGGCGGACTACCCGATCTTCCCGTTCTACACCGCGAACCAGCGGGACAAGGCCGCCGCGGCGGCCGCCGGGAACCCGGGCAGCAACAACTTCTCCACGATCAACTCGACGGTGCAGTTCCGGCTCTACTCGTCGGTGCTGCGCAACTACCCGAACTCGTGGATGACGAACGAGGACTACAAGAAGCTGCTCTACTGGAACGCCTGGGCACAGTACGTCGGCGGCAACACGGCCTGGCCGGACGCCAACGAGTTCTGGGCCGACTGGAACGGCAGCTCGATCAACTACCGGTCCTGGATCCACCACAACATCCTGGGCAGCAGCAACTGGACGATCATCGAGGACGTGGCCGGGCTGCGCCCGCGCAACGACACGCAGATCGAGCTGTCCCCGATCAACATCGGCTGGTCCCACTTCGCCGTCAACAACCTGCGCTACCGCAACGCGAACCTGTCGATCGTCTGGGACGACCCGGCCGACGGCGTCACCCGGTACAGCGGGGTCCCGCAGGGCTACTCGATCTTCCTGAACGGGACGCGGGTGGCCACTGTGGATCGGCTCACCCGAGTCGTCTACAACCCGACTAGCGGAGCGGTCTCCGTCGGCGCCGGCACCGTCTCCTACAGTGCGGCCTTCCCGTCGCTGCAGGCACCGCAGAACGTCAGCCAGAGCAGTGACCGGATGGTCGGCATCTTCGCCAAGGCCGGCGTCGACCTCACCTCGACCGCGCCGAACCTGGCGGCGGGCGCGACGGTGTCGGCGTCGTACACCACCTCGGGCACGACGGTCGCCGGCGCGATCGACGACCTGCCCACCAACTCGCCGCTGTGGGGCACCTACGGAACCCCGAACGCCACCGACTGGTACGAGCTGAACTTCGGCGCCAACCGGACGGTCAACGAGGCGCGGCTGTACTTCCGCAACGACCGGGCCGGCAACCGGTACCGGCCGCCGTCGGCGTACACCGTGCAGTACTGGAACGGCACCGCCTGGGTGGCCGCGGCCTCGCAGGTCAAGACGCCGGGGACACCGCAGTCGAACTACAACCGGGTCACCTTCACCCCGGTCAGCACATCCCGGCTGCGGATCTCGTTCACTCAGCCGTCCGGCACCGCCAAGGTCGGCCTCACCGAGGTCAAGCTGTACGGCCAGGGCACCGTCCCGGCCGACCCGAACCTGGCGTCGACCGCCGCGCCCAGCGCCTCCTACACCTCGGCCTGGGAGAACGTCGCGGCGCTCAACGACGGCATCGATCCGCCGTCCTCCAACGACACGGTCAACCCGCGCTGGGGGACGTGGCCCAACACGGGCCAGCAGTGGGCCGAGCTGACCTGGTCGTCAGCGCAGACCCTGCGCTCCGCCCAGGTCTACTTCTTCGACGACGGCCAGGGCATCGACCTGCCCGCGTCGTGGAAGCTGCAGTACTGGACCGGCTCGGCCTACGCCGACGTCCCATCAGCGAGCGGCTACCCGGTGGCCGCCAACCAGTACAACAACGTCACCTTCGGTGCCATCACCACAACGCGTCTGCGGGTGGCGCTGACCAGCGGCACCGCCTCGGTCGGCCTGCTGGAGGTGAAGGCCTTCGCCTGA
- a CDS encoding glycoside hydrolase family 43 protein, with amino-acid sequence MSVRRWMAAVCGVITAVAVTAVPVHAANPIITSIYTADPAPLVVGNTMYIYAGRDEAPTGTNNFVMREWHVLSSTDATNWTHHGARANIATFPWAGADAWASEVEPRNGKFYWYTSVNGNGPGWMNIGVAVGDSPLGPFTDAKGGPLISDSTPNSSGLNIDPTVFVDDDGQAYMYWGGYWGARAVRLASNMIDTVGSVVTPTGLTNFWEAPWMFKRNGLYYMMYAANDTSGCVTNSNYACQRYATATNPLGPWTHRGIVLGQVSSTTNHAGIVEFNGQWYLVYHTADAPGGGNFRRSVAVDRLYFNADGTIQRVIPTTGGGGSGTNIAPSATASTSHVAAWESLAAINNGGTPANSQDRSNLAYGNWPQQGTQWIEYQWPTARSINKSSVYWFDDNQGIDLPASCQLQYWNGSSYVNIPGCGVAGNTENVINFTAVSTTRLRLQMTSRTGLSTGVLEWKAFQP; translated from the coding sequence ATGTCCGTCCGACGATGGATGGCCGCCGTGTGCGGGGTGATCACGGCGGTCGCCGTGACCGCCGTGCCGGTGCACGCCGCCAACCCGATCATCACCAGCATCTACACCGCCGACCCAGCCCCGCTCGTCGTCGGCAACACCATGTACATCTACGCGGGCCGCGACGAGGCTCCGACCGGAACCAACAACTTCGTCATGCGCGAGTGGCACGTGCTCTCCTCCACCGACGCGACGAACTGGACCCACCACGGCGCGCGGGCGAACATCGCCACCTTCCCGTGGGCCGGCGCCGACGCGTGGGCCAGCGAGGTCGAACCGCGCAATGGCAAGTTTTATTGGTATACATCGGTCAATGGCAACGGTCCGGGCTGGATGAACATCGGCGTCGCGGTCGGTGACAGCCCGCTCGGGCCGTTCACCGACGCCAAGGGCGGGCCGCTGATCAGCGACAGCACGCCGAACTCGTCCGGTCTCAACATCGACCCGACGGTCTTCGTCGACGACGACGGCCAGGCGTACATGTACTGGGGTGGTTACTGGGGCGCCCGCGCGGTCCGGCTCGCCAGCAACATGATCGACACGGTCGGCTCGGTCGTCACCCCGACGGGACTCACCAACTTCTGGGAGGCCCCGTGGATGTTCAAGCGCAACGGCCTCTACTACATGATGTACGCCGCCAACGACACCAGCGGCTGCGTCACCAACTCCAACTACGCCTGCCAGCGGTACGCGACCGCGACCAACCCGCTCGGACCGTGGACACACCGGGGCATCGTGCTCGGGCAGGTCTCGTCGACCACCAACCACGCCGGCATCGTCGAGTTCAACGGCCAGTGGTACCTCGTCTACCACACCGCGGACGCGCCCGGCGGCGGCAATTTCCGCAGGTCGGTGGCGGTGGACAGGCTCTACTTCAACGCTGACGGGACGATTCAGCGGGTGATCCCGACGACCGGCGGCGGTGGGAGCGGCACCAACATCGCGCCGTCCGCGACGGCGTCGACGTCGCACGTGGCCGCGTGGGAGAGCCTTGCCGCGATCAACAACGGCGGCACCCCGGCGAACTCGCAGGACCGGTCGAACCTCGCGTACGGCAACTGGCCGCAGCAGGGCACGCAATGGATCGAGTACCAGTGGCCGACGGCCCGCTCGATCAACAAGTCGTCGGTCTACTGGTTCGACGACAACCAGGGCATCGATCTGCCGGCGTCATGTCAGCTGCAGTACTGGAACGGCAGCAGCTACGTCAACATCCCGGGGTGCGGCGTCGCCGGCAACACCGAGAACGTCATCAACTTCACCGCGGTCAGCACCACACGGCTCCGTCTGCAGATGACCTCGCGGACCGGCCTCTCCACCGGCGTCCTCGAATGGAAGGCCTTCCAGCCATGA